The segment AGATGCCGGCAACCCGTGTTCCCTTCAGGATAACATCCATTTTCAGTTCAATCGCCCGGAGGGCAGCCGCAGTATCGGTGGAGAAGCAGGGAATGCCGGTGCCTCCAGAAAGAATGACAATTTTCCCTTTTTTCAGGCTTGCCCTTGCCGTCTCCACAGAATAGGGTGTGACAAAATTACCGATGGCAAAGGCGGCAAAATGTTCAACCGGCACCTGGTGACTGAGAAGATCAGCAAGCCTGATGCCGTTGATAACCGTGGCGAGCATACCAGTGATATCAGCGGTTCTTGGATCAAGGGTATGATTTTCCCGTCCGCGGATGATGTTCCCGCCGCCAATTACCACCGCCAGCCGGATACGGCGCTTTTCCACCTGAATCAACTGACGGACAACCGAATTGAAA is part of the candidate division WOR-3 bacterium genome and harbors:
- a CDS encoding UMP kinase — encoded protein: MSKTYRRVLLKISGDCFAQEKLFNSVVRQLIQVEKRRIRLAVVIGGGNIIRGRENHTLDPRTADITGMLATVINGIRLADLLSHQVPVEHFAAFAIGNFVTPYSVETARASLKKGKIVILSGGTGIPCFSTDTAAALRAIELKMDVILKGTRVAGIFSADPEKEPNARFYPQITYEQALKQGLKIMDATAFALCQEHRIPIVVFDITRPQAILNTIAGKKTGSVVC